The DNA region GGCAGTAGCCGCCCCCGGGGGGAGAGCAGATCGGTGAGAGAATCTGGCTTGGTGCGCGCGTCGCTCCTGCTGGTGGGATGCCTGCTGCTGGCCTGGCCGGCGCGGCTGGCCGCCCAGCAGAACCTGGAAGCCGTGCTCACCCGCATGGACCAGGCCGCCGCCGACTTCCGCAGCGCCCAGGCCGACTTCTCCTGGGACCAGTACCAGAAAGTCGTGGACGAGACCGACGTGCAGAAGGGCACCATCTACTTCCGCCGCCAGGGCGAGAAGCTGCAGATGGCCGCCGACATCACCGAGCCCGACCGCAAGTCCTTGCTCTTCGCCGACAGCAAGCTGCAGCTCTACCAGCCCAAGATCGACCAGGTCACCGTCTACGACACCGGCAAGAACAAGGCCGACGTGGAGAGCTTCCTGGTGCTGGGCTTCGGGGGGCGCGGCCACGAGCTGGCCCGCACCTTCGACCTCAAGCTGCTGGGCGCCGAGACCGTGCAGGGCGTCTCCACCCA from Terriglobales bacterium includes:
- a CDS encoding outer membrane lipoprotein-sorting protein; the protein is MRASLLLVGCLLLAWPARLAAQQNLEAVLTRMDQAAADFRSAQADFSWDQYQKVVDETDVQKGTIYFRRQGEKLQMAADITEPDRKSLLFADSKLQLYQPKIDQVTVYDTGKNKADVESFLVLGFGGRGHELARTFDLKLLGAETVQGVST